In 'Nostoc azollae' 0708, the following are encoded in one genomic region:
- a CDS encoding J domain-containing protein has protein sequence MSQNALAPEILELLIDPYAVLGVSVNADDRQIYKRYHALAKQLHPDIYINIQNSDKEISRLILTRLINPAYQLLKQEKKRLSIVSTLRLKATSLDQENLSELKKAINMQIRPISAQEADFFYEQAIAACVAVQYKSLRKSHQITKYITKLNLVYLSLLKNNSFETETLTTESKSIVPRPEIPKLTLVLSDDSNSKPTFINYAQRHYERAVQYTQQAEWALAVKELRDAIKLEPNNSDHYALLGVVHFQQNFPGMAKVYIRQALKLNAKHPLALKYVTLLKIETAEKSNPKSISKALNIASLLSRFLFGHDS, from the coding sequence ATGTCCCAAAACGCCCTCGCACCAGAAATACTTGAATTACTTATTGACCCCTATGCTGTTTTGGGAGTTTCTGTGAACGCTGATGATCGCCAGATTTATAAGCGTTATCATGCTTTGGCAAAGCAACTGCATCCTGATATTTATATAAATATTCAGAATAGCGATAAAGAAATATCTAGACTTATATTAACTCGTTTAATCAATCCTGCTTACCAGCTATTAAAACAAGAGAAGAAACGTCTTAGCATAGTATCGACATTACGATTAAAAGCAACATCCTTAGATCAGGAGAACTTGTCCGAGTTAAAGAAAGCTATAAATATGCAAATTAGACCAATTTCAGCACAAGAAGCTGATTTCTTTTATGAACAAGCGATCGCTGCTTGCGTAGCAGTCCAATATAAATCCCTACGAAAATCACATCAAATAACTAAATATATAACTAAACTAAATTTAGTTTATCTATCCCTACTAAAAAACAACAGCTTTGAAACAGAAACACTAACAACTGAATCCAAGTCAATTGTCCCTCGTCCAGAAATCCCAAAACTTACACTGGTATTATCTGATGACAGTAATTCTAAACCCACTTTCATCAACTACGCTCAACGACACTACGAGCGAGCTGTTCAGTATACACAACAAGCAGAATGGGCGCTGGCCGTCAAAGAACTGCGTGATGCCATCAAATTAGAGCCAAACAACAGCGACCATTACGCCTTACTAGGAGTAGTTCATTTTCAACAGAATTTCCCAGGAATGGCAAAAGTTTATATACGTCAAGCCTTAAAACTAAATGCAAAGCACCCACTAGCCTTGAAATACGTAACTCTACTGAAAATAGAAACGGCTGAAAAATCTAATCCTAAATCGATCTCAAAAGCTTTAAACATAGCCAGCTTATTAAGCCGCTTTCTCTTTGGTCATGATTCTTAA
- a CDS encoding NINE protein encodes MLTKRKSRSIAAILAFSGIVTISGLHKFYLGQPLWGILYVLLSWTPIPKVASAIEGVWYLTQDKEAFDRNFNLGQSVVKVSPQVSNQVESVGHALRELDALRQDGLISEYEFEQKRRQMLDQIS; translated from the coding sequence ATGTTAACTAAACGGAAAAGTCGAAGCATTGCGGCTATTCTAGCTTTTTCTGGTATAGTCACAATTTCAGGTTTACACAAATTTTATTTGGGGCAGCCATTATGGGGAATTTTGTATGTCTTGTTATCTTGGACACCAATTCCCAAGGTTGCTAGTGCTATAGAAGGGGTTTGGTATCTAACCCAAGATAAAGAAGCTTTTGACCGGAATTTTAATTTAGGTCAGTCAGTGGTGAAGGTTTCTCCACAGGTAAGTAATCAAGTAGAATCAGTAGGTCATGCTTTGCGTGAGTTGGATGCACTCCGCCAAGATGGATTAATTTCTGAGTATGAATTTGAGCAAAAACGCCGCCAGATGCTTGATCAGATTTCTTGA
- a CDS encoding helix-hairpin-helix domain-containing protein: protein MNNWLPINLKLQKLRAKLLNDPYYRLQSGEEIQMAAQLGMRIDANQASVDDWLCLPGLSIHQGRSLVELSRSGVKFYCIEDIAAALSVPVHRIEILKPLLNFNYYDDESLANTTQVNPNTATVETLMNIPLMDLYLAEAVVRNRLTAGSYRNLVDFQQRLKLSGEAIAQLMYYLRF, encoded by the coding sequence ATGAACAACTGGCTACCTATCAATCTCAAATTGCAAAAACTCCGTGCTAAATTGCTCAATGATCCTTACTATCGTCTACAATCTGGGGAAGAAATTCAGATGGCGGCACAATTAGGGATGCGTATTGATGCTAATCAAGCGAGTGTAGATGATTGGCTATGCTTACCGGGTTTGTCTATTCACCAAGGACGATCACTTGTGGAACTTTCACGTTCTGGTGTAAAATTTTACTGTATTGAAGATATTGCTGCAGCGTTGAGTGTACCAGTTCATCGAATAGAAATACTCAAACCACTCCTAAATTTTAATTACTATGATGATGAATCTTTAGCTAATACTACGCAAGTGAATCCAAATACAGCAACGGTAGAAACTTTGATGAATATTCCTTTGATGGATTTATATCTGGCTGAAGCAGTGGTACGGAATCGCCTCACTGCTGGGTCTTACCGTAATCTGGTTGATTTTCAGCAACGGTTAAAACTGTCTGGTGAAGCGATTGCACAGTTAATGTATTATCTACGGTTTTAG
- the lepB gene encoding signal peptidase I, with the protein MNPHESNIQETATASKKWSSWQENFTLIAIALTLALLIRTFVAEPRLIPSESMYPTLHTGDRLVVEKVSYRLQPPKIGDIVVFQSPPELQRRGYDKNQALIKRVIGRPGEVISVSQGKVYLNGQPLQEDYIAEPPNQPFPAVTVPQDGFFVMGDNRNDSNDSRYWGFLPRKNLIGRATFRFWPLDRIGLI; encoded by the coding sequence ATGAATCCTCACGAAAGTAATATTCAAGAAACTGCCACAGCGTCAAAAAAATGGAGTAGTTGGCAAGAAAATTTTACCTTAATAGCGATCGCACTGACCTTAGCATTGCTAATTAGGACATTTGTCGCCGAACCCCGGTTAATCCCATCAGAATCAATGTACCCAACCTTACACACAGGGGATCGCTTAGTAGTCGAAAAAGTATCCTACCGTCTTCAGCCTCCCAAAATCGGCGATATCGTTGTTTTTCAATCACCACCAGAATTACAACGTCGCGGATATGACAAAAACCAAGCCTTGATCAAGCGCGTTATCGGTCGGCCAGGAGAAGTAATTAGTGTTTCTCAAGGTAAAGTTTACCTCAACGGTCAACCCTTACAAGAAGACTACATCGCCGAACCCCCAAATCAACCATTTCCAGCAGTTACAGTTCCCCAAGACGGATTTTTCGTCATGGGAGACAACCGCAACGATAGTAATGACTCCCGCTACTGGGGCTTCTTACCCCGCAAAAATCTCATCGGTCGCGCCACTTTCCGCTTCTGGCCTCTAGACCGCATCGGATTAATTTAG
- a CDS encoding nucleotide exchange factor GrpE: MICTTTLKPSPEFIERLPRSIAAVNRKFLSVLGKRQLIPIELESTEPDFNLCRVIDREERTDVPDQTITKIVRRGFRWGERILRPTEVMTAKVEPNLELSVDGSINESLK, from the coding sequence ATTATCTGCACAACAACCCTAAAGCCCAGTCCAGAATTTATAGAACGCCTACCCCGTTCCATAGCCGCAGTTAATCGCAAGTTTCTTAGCGTACTTGGAAAACGTCAACTCATACCCATAGAATTAGAAAGTACAGAACCAGATTTTAACCTATGTCGTGTAATTGATCGGGAAGAAAGAACAGATGTTCCAGACCAAACAATTACGAAAATAGTCCGTCGTGGATTTCGGTGGGGAGAGAGAATTTTGCGCCCTACAGAAGTAATGACTGCTAAAGTAGAACCAAATTTAGAATTAAGTGTAGATGGTAGTATAAATGAAAGTCTAAAATAA
- the psaI gene encoding photosystem I reaction center subunit VIII, with amino-acid sequence MLGSFLPSILAYSSFLPSIFVPLTGLVLPAVVFAFLFLYIEREDIA; translated from the coding sequence ATGTTAGGCTCATTTTTGCCCTCTATCTTGGCTTATTCTTCGTTCTTACCTTCCATCTTCGTTCCTTTGACTGGTCTAGTTTTACCAGCAGTAGTTTTCGCGTTCTTATTTTTATACATTGAACGTGAAGATATCGCTTAA
- a CDS encoding photosystem II reaction center protein J — MSGSGRIPLWVVATIAGLGVITVVGIFFYGAYAGIGSSL; from the coding sequence GTGTCTGGAAGTGGGAGAATTCCCCTGTGGGTTGTCGCTACAATCGCAGGTTTAGGTGTAATTACTGTTGTAGGTATATTCTTTTATGGTGCCTACGCCGGAATAGGTTCTTCTTTATAA
- a CDS encoding photosystem II reaction center protein L, translated as MERSPNPNQQPVELNRTSLYLGLLLIFVLGILFSSYFFN; from the coding sequence ATGGAAAGATCCCCAAATCCTAATCAACAACCAGTTGAGTTAAACCGTACTTCTCTGTACCTGGGACTTCTACTAATTTTCGTTCTAGGGATTCTTTTCTCCAGTTACTTCTTTAACTAA
- the psbF gene encoding cytochrome b559 subunit beta, translated as MASGNNINQPVTYPIFTVRWLAVHTLGVPTVFFLGAIAAMQFIQR; from the coding sequence ATGGCTAGCGGCAATAACATCAATCAACCAGTTACCTATCCAATTTTTACGGTCAGATGGCTTGCAGTTCACACTTTAGGTGTGCCAACTGTCTTCTTTTTGGGCGCGATCGCCGCAATGCAGTTTATTCAACGCTAG
- the psbE gene encoding cytochrome b559 subunit alpha — translation MSGTTGERPFSDIVTSIRYWVIHSITIPALFVAGWLFVSTGLAYDAFGTPRPNEYFTQVRQEVPIVKNRFEAKKQVETFIGK, via the coding sequence ATGTCAGGTACCACTGGAGAGCGTCCATTTTCGGACATTGTTACCAGTATTCGTTACTGGGTAATTCACAGCATCACCATTCCAGCTTTATTCGTTGCTGGTTGGTTATTTGTTAGCACTGGACTGGCTTATGATGCCTTTGGCACACCCCGTCCTAATGAGTATTTCACCCAGGTACGTCAAGAAGTACCAATTGTGAAAAACCGTTTTGAAGCTAAAAAGCAAGTAGAAACATTTATCGGAAAGTAA
- a CDS encoding photosynthesis system II assembly factor Ycf48 has protein sequence MHSIVKKWQGIFAALIVVLASIGCSKVPSVSYNPWAVINVPTDAKLFDIAFTDNPNHGYLVGSNATLLETNDGGNTWQPLQLAVDEPKSRFDSVSFAGKEGWIVGEPSLLLHTTDEGKSWSSLPLNEKLPGSPILITALGENTAEMATDVGAIYKTTDGGQNWKAQVEAAVGVVRNLERSPDGKYIAVSSKGSFYSVWEPGQAAWDPHNRNSSRRLENMGFAGNGQLWLLARGGQVKFSDLTKSDEWLDVEYPELATSWGLLDLAYRTPEEIWIGGGSGNLLRSTDGGQTWEKDREVEGVAANFYKIVFFNPDQGFIIGDHGILLKYNPNANSSSQPEAA, from the coding sequence ATGCATTCAATTGTAAAAAAGTGGCAAGGAATATTTGCCGCACTCATAGTAGTCCTAGCCTCTATAGGTTGTAGCAAAGTTCCCTCTGTTAGCTATAATCCCTGGGCAGTTATTAATGTGCCAACAGATGCGAAACTTTTCGATATTGCTTTTACTGATAACCCTAACCATGGTTATTTAGTGGGTAGTAATGCGACTCTGTTGGAAACTAATGATGGTGGAAATACTTGGCAACCGCTACAACTAGCAGTTGATGAGCCAAAATCTCGATTTGATTCAGTAAGTTTTGCAGGTAAAGAGGGTTGGATAGTTGGAGAACCTTCTTTATTGCTGCATACTACTGATGAAGGTAAATCTTGGTCGAGTCTGCCCTTGAATGAAAAGTTACCTGGTAGCCCAATTTTGATTACTGCTTTGGGTGAAAATACAGCAGAAATGGCTACTGATGTGGGAGCTATCTATAAAACTACAGATGGTGGTCAAAACTGGAAGGCACAAGTAGAGGCTGCTGTTGGTGTGGTGCGTAACTTGGAGCGCTCGCCTGATGGTAAGTATATTGCTGTTTCCTCTAAAGGTAGTTTTTACTCTGTCTGGGAACCAGGACAAGCTGCTTGGGATCCCCATAACCGCAATAGTTCTAGGCGTTTAGAAAATATGGGTTTTGCTGGTAATGGCCAATTATGGTTATTAGCACGGGGAGGTCAAGTTAAATTTAGTGATTTGACTAAATCTGATGAGTGGTTGGATGTAGAATATCCAGAGTTAGCTACTAGCTGGGGTTTACTAGATTTAGCCTATCGTACACCTGAAGAAATCTGGATTGGTGGTGGTAGCGGCAATTTGCTACGCAGTACCGACGGTGGTCAAACCTGGGAAAAAGACCGTGAAGTGGAAGGAGTCGCTGCTAATTTTTACAAGATTGTATTTTTTAACCCTGATCAAGGTTTTATTATTGGCGATCACGGCATTCTGCTCAAATATAACCCCAATGCCAATTCATCATCCCAACCAGAGGCTGCTTAG
- a CDS encoding rubredoxin, whose amino-acid sequence MSAQAEEALETQVLDRYECRSCGYVYEPEKGDDKYDIPAGTVFSELPVNWRCPVCSAKKVAFANIGAAGTASGFKENLGYGLGVNKLTPGQKNILIFGALTLGFLFFISLYGLQ is encoded by the coding sequence ATGAGCGCACAAGCTGAAGAAGCTCTTGAAACTCAGGTTTTAGACCGTTATGAATGTCGCTCCTGCGGTTATGTTTATGAACCGGAGAAGGGAGACGACAAGTATGATATTCCTGCTGGGACGGTTTTCTCAGAATTGCCTGTCAATTGGCGTTGTCCAGTTTGTAGCGCTAAAAAGGTGGCTTTTGCCAATATTGGGGCTGCGGGTACGGCATCTGGTTTCAAAGAAAACTTAGGTTACGGCTTAGGTGTGAATAAACTTACACCAGGGCAAAAGAACATATTGATATTTGGGGCTTTAACCCTTGGCTTTTTGTTTTTTATCAGTCTTTACGGCTTACAGTGA
- the ndhC gene encoding photosynthetic/respiratory NAD(P)H-quinone oxidoreductase subunit C, with protein MFVLKGYEYLLGFFLLCSLVPALALSASKLLRPSSFSPERRTTYESGMEPIGGAWIQFNIRYYMFALVFVVFDVETVFLYPWAVAFHRLGLLAFIEALIFIAILVVALVYAWRKGALEWS; from the coding sequence GTGTTTGTCCTCAAAGGTTACGAATATCTTCTAGGCTTCTTCCTCCTTTGTAGCCTAGTACCAGCCCTGGCGCTTTCCGCGTCCAAACTCCTCAGACCTAGTAGCTTCAGCCCGGAACGGCGCACAACTTATGAATCCGGCATGGAACCCATCGGTGGTGCCTGGATTCAATTCAATATTCGCTACTATATGTTCGCTTTAGTCTTTGTTGTCTTTGACGTTGAGACTGTTTTCTTGTACCCGTGGGCGGTAGCTTTCCACCGTTTGGGTTTATTGGCGTTTATTGAGGCGTTAATTTTTATTGCGATTCTCGTAGTCGCTTTAGTTTACGCATGGCGTAAAGGAGCTTTGGAATGGTCTTGA
- the ndhK gene encoding photosynthetic/respiratory NAD(P)H-quinone oxidoreductase subunit K — MVLNSNITTQDKELIINPIERPTVTQELSENVILTTVDDLYNWARLSSLWPLLFGTACCFIEFAALIGSRFDFDRFGLIPRSSPRQADLIITAGTITMKMAPQLVRLYEQMPEPKYVIAMGACTITGGMFSVDSPTAVRGVDKLIPVDVYLPGCPPRPEAIIDAIIKLRKKIANDSMQERGQIKQTHRYYSTTHSMKPVPEILTGKYMQSGTRFNPPKELTEAVGMPVPPALLTSKTKEEEKRG, encoded by the coding sequence ATGGTCTTGAATTCTAATATAACCACTCAGGACAAAGAGCTAATCATCAACCCCATTGAGCGTCCTACAGTTACTCAAGAACTGTCAGAAAATGTCATCTTGACTACCGTTGATGACCTCTACAACTGGGCGCGGCTTTCTAGTTTGTGGCCGTTGCTATTTGGTACAGCTTGCTGCTTCATTGAATTTGCAGCTTTAATTGGTTCTCGTTTTGACTTTGACCGTTTTGGGTTAATTCCCCGTTCTAGTCCCCGTCAAGCTGATTTAATTATCACTGCTGGTACAATTACCATGAAGATGGCTCCTCAATTGGTGCGTCTTTATGAACAGATGCCCGAACCTAAGTATGTAATTGCTATGGGTGCTTGTACAATTACAGGCGGGATGTTCAGTGTTGACTCGCCTACAGCTGTGCGCGGAGTTGATAAGCTAATTCCGGTGGATGTGTATTTACCTGGTTGTCCTCCCCGTCCAGAAGCGATTATTGATGCAATTATTAAGTTGCGGAAGAAAATCGCTAATGATTCGATGCAAGAACGGGGTCAAATCAAGCAAACCCACCGCTATTACAGTACAACTCACAGCATGAAGCCAGTACCAGAGATTTTAACTGGTAAGTATATGCAGTCAGGAACTCGCTTCAATCCACCCAAGGAACTGACCGAAGCAGTTGGTATGCCTGTACCACCAGCATTGCTGACATCCAAGACAAAGGAGGAAGAAAAGCGTGGCTGA
- a CDS encoding NAD(P)H-quinone oxidoreductase subunit J, with translation MADEESKIVPAAEESIVPAGQVSQWLTENGFHHESLAPDANGVEIIKVDADFLLPTATALYAYGFNYLQFQGGIDLGAGQELVSVYHLLKVSDNADKPEEVRVKVFLLRDNPTVPSVYWIWKTADWQERESYDMLGIIYEGHPNLKRILMPEDWVGWPLRKDYISPDFYELQDAY, from the coding sequence GTGGCTGATGAAGAGTCTAAGATAGTTCCAGCAGCTGAAGAGTCTATAGTTCCAGCGGGTCAGGTTTCCCAGTGGTTAACTGAAAATGGCTTTCACCATGAATCTTTGGCCCCCGATGCTAATGGGGTAGAGATTATTAAGGTAGACGCAGATTTTTTGCTTCCTACTGCTACAGCTTTGTACGCTTACGGGTTTAATTATCTCCAGTTTCAGGGAGGTATTGACTTGGGTGCGGGACAGGAATTGGTCAGTGTCTATCACTTGTTGAAGGTGAGTGATAATGCTGATAAACCTGAAGAAGTCCGGGTGAAGGTATTCTTACTTAGAGACAATCCAACTGTGCCTTCAGTGTACTGGATTTGGAAGACTGCGGACTGGCAAGAGCGCGAGTCTTACGATATGTTGGGTATTATCTATGAAGGTCATCCCAATTTGAAGCGGATTTTGATGCCGGAAGATTGGGTAGGTTGGCCTTTACGCAAGGATTACATCTCACCTGATTTCTATGAGTTGCAAGATGCTTATTAG
- a CDS encoding alpha/beta fold hydrolase, protein MKDWWQINFPKGRQNLIITDANGYPVRIAYGEKGTGKPLVLLHGLASWSYNWRHIIEPLSQYFRVICFDAKGHGFSERPVSRREENGHQVIELERIIQALCDKPPVIIAESLGALVSLALAGQSPHLIDRLVVINAPIFTEKLPHWVMGLLAQTPLEIIQTIDFLRLAYVFAPILRELIAIERRRVLFDPSILSEEDVYWITYPFIEIPGTLVKVAEELQIAVKEVENLQAKKPNMLTKIQNNLCAIECPTLILWGDQDSWFPASHGEKLHQNIPNSRFQLLHNCYHDASTGASEVVKAEIIKFLQDTNFC, encoded by the coding sequence ATGAAGGATTGGTGGCAAATTAACTTTCCTAAAGGTCGGCAAAATCTAATTATTACTGATGCTAATGGATATCCTGTACGAATCGCTTATGGTGAAAAAGGTACGGGTAAACCACTAGTTTTATTACATGGTTTGGCAAGTTGGAGTTATAATTGGCGGCATATTATAGAGCCATTATCTCAATATTTCCGGGTAATTTGTTTTGACGCTAAAGGCCATGGATTTTCTGAGAGACCTGTATCACGACGAGAAGAAAATGGTCATCAAGTAATTGAATTAGAGCGAATAATTCAAGCTTTATGTGATAAACCACCAGTAATTATTGCTGAATCTTTAGGTGCATTAGTTTCTTTAGCCTTGGCTGGACAATCTCCCCATTTAATTGATCGGTTAGTAGTAATAAATGCGCCTATTTTTACCGAAAAACTACCCCATTGGGTGATGGGATTACTTGCTCAAACTCCACTGGAAATTATCCAGACTATTGATTTTTTGCGTCTAGCTTATGTGTTTGCACCTATACTTAGAGAACTCATAGCTATAGAAAGACGGAGAGTTTTATTTGATCCTTCTATTCTCTCAGAGGAAGATGTTTATTGGATAACCTACCCATTTATTGAAATTCCGGGGACTTTAGTGAAGGTGGCTGAAGAATTACAAATAGCAGTTAAGGAAGTTGAAAATTTACAAGCCAAAAAACCAAATATGTTGACAAAGATTCAAAATAATCTTTGTGCTATTGAATGTCCAACTCTAATTTTATGGGGTGATCAAGACAGTTGGTTTCCTGCTAGTCACGGTGAGAAGTTGCATCAAAATATTCCTAATTCACGCTTTCAACTTCTGCACAACTGCTATCATGATGCATCAACAGGTGCTTCTGAAGTAGTGAAGGCAGAGATTATTAAATTTTTACAGGATACGAATTTTTGTTGA
- a CDS encoding DUF4112 domain-containing protein gives MVVNIIIDALVGAVPMLGNLFDFVWKANNYNITLLGDYLKTPGERKKADNGFIILSIGGLFLLAIVLIPLPVIIKGMLWQALTGD, from the coding sequence ATGGTTGTAAATATTATTATTGATGCCTTAGTTGGTGCTGTCCCCATGTTAGGAAACTTATTTGATTTTGTCTGGAAAGCAAATAATTATAACATCACTTTATTAGGAGATTACTTAAAAACTCCTGGTGAGAGAAAGAAAGCTGATAATGGTTTTATCATTCTCTCTATTGGGGGATTGTTCCTATTGGCCATTGTTTTAATACCACTACCCGTGATAATAAAAGGAATGCTATGGCAAGCCTTAACTGGCGATTAA
- a CDS encoding DUF4112 domain-containing protein, which yields MSNSPNKIYIESDAYAQELKRLRQISKVLDNAITITGTQVGISSDPILGLIPVGGDVLGLIFSLSLSSNQRR from the coding sequence ATGTCTAATTCTCCCAATAAAATATACATAGAGTCTGATGCTTATGCACAGGAATTAAAACGTCTGCGTCAAATTAGTAAAGTTTTGGATAATGCTATTACCATTACCGGAACTCAAGTTGGTATTAGTTCAGATCCTATTTTGGGATTGATACCTGTCGGTGGTGATGTTTTAGGATTGATATTTTCTCTTTCATTATCATCGAATCAGCGCCGCTAG
- a CDS encoding YihY/virulence factor BrkB family protein, with protein sequence MPQHRWIRFFRHLNWRTFQKTMDRTMEGRLLGLASEIAFNAMLSLFPAIIAVLTAIGLVAESLQNTFIQATMQLSQIVPEEAWSLISEFATKEIAESKNRGLFSVSFVIAIWTASGAVSTAMTAFDQIEQISPENVRPFWKAKLISLGLTIGTILLLILASFLVFISDLLLGILIRGNGYLAFLLHIWQLLLWPLALVIVAATFSLVYRYGPSLWKPGTPLMPGAVLAAIFWAIVSALFRFYVTNFGNYNKVYGTVGTFIVLMLWLWMGAFVLLVGKQLNVIVSESMKNRE encoded by the coding sequence ATGCCCCAGCATCGTTGGATCAGGTTCTTTCGCCACCTCAATTGGCGTACATTTCAGAAAACCATGGACAGGACTATGGAAGGGAGACTGTTAGGACTGGCTTCAGAAATTGCCTTTAATGCCATGTTATCCTTGTTTCCCGCGATTATTGCTGTGCTGACAGCCATTGGTTTAGTAGCAGAATCCTTGCAAAACACCTTTATTCAGGCAACAATGCAACTGAGTCAGATTGTACCCGAAGAAGCATGGAGTTTAATTAGTGAATTTGCTACTAAAGAAATTGCCGAGTCTAAAAATAGAGGTTTATTTTCTGTCAGCTTTGTGATCGCAATTTGGACAGCTTCTGGTGCAGTCAGTACCGCTATGACCGCATTTGATCAAATAGAACAAATTTCTCCAGAAAATGTGCGACCATTTTGGAAGGCCAAACTTATTTCTCTAGGATTAACAATTGGGACTATATTACTTTTAATACTGGCTTCTTTTCTAGTATTTATTAGTGATTTACTTTTGGGTATATTGATACGTGGTAATGGTTATTTAGCATTCTTATTGCATATTTGGCAACTGTTACTTTGGCCTTTAGCCTTAGTTATTGTTGCTGCCACATTTAGTTTAGTTTATCGTTATGGACCGAGTTTGTGGAAACCAGGCACCCCATTGATGCCAGGAGCCGTTTTAGCAGCTATATTTTGGGCAATAGTTTCCGCCCTATTTCGCTTTTATGTCACCAATTTTGGAAATTATAATAAAGTTTACGGCACAGTGGGAACTTTTATAGTATTAATGTTGTGGTTGTGGATGGGTGCCTTTGTTCTCCTAGTTGGGAAGCAATTAAATGTAATTGTTAGTGAATCTATGAAAAATAGGGAATAG
- the thrC gene encoding threonine synthase, with protein sequence MTLSLSVAKSHRQPWPGLIEAYRKYLPVSESTPVVTLLEGNTPLIPVPALAERIGRQVKVFIKYDGLNPTGSFKDRGMTMAITKAKEAGAKAVICASTGNTSAAAAAYARRGGMNAFVLIPDGYVALGKLAQALLYGAEVLAIKGNFDRALEIVREMADHYPITLVNSVNPYRLEGQKTGAFEVVDALGNAPDWLCIPVGNAGNITAYWMGFCQYHQDQKCDRLPKMMGFQAAGAAPLVSGKPVANPETLATAIRIGNPASWDQASAAQTASQGSFNAVTDEEILDAYRLLASSEGIFCEPASAASVAGLLKVKDQVPTGATVVCVLTGNGLKDPDTAIKHSHSHFKQGIPADLKAVAEAMRF encoded by the coding sequence GTGACTTTGAGCTTGTCTGTTGCTAAATCTCATCGCCAACCTTGGCCCGGACTGATAGAAGCCTATCGTAAATACTTGCCTGTCAGCGAAAGCACTCCAGTTGTTACTCTCTTGGAAGGTAACACACCTTTAATTCCAGTGCCAGCGCTCGCAGAACGCATTGGCAGACAAGTCAAGGTATTTATTAAATATGACGGACTAAACCCCACCGGCAGTTTTAAAGACCGGGGTATGACTATGGCGATTACCAAGGCTAAGGAAGCCGGGGCTAAGGCAGTAATTTGTGCTAGTACAGGCAATACTTCAGCTGCTGCTGCTGCTTATGCGCGGCGTGGGGGGATGAATGCCTTTGTGTTGATTCCTGATGGTTATGTGGCTTTGGGTAAGTTAGCCCAAGCTTTACTCTATGGGGCTGAGGTACTAGCTATTAAGGGAAATTTCGACCGGGCGCTGGAAATTGTCCGGGAAATGGCGGATCATTACCCCATCACTTTGGTAAATTCTGTCAATCCTTACCGCTTGGAAGGGCAGAAAACTGGCGCGTTTGAAGTGGTGGATGCTTTGGGTAATGCTCCCGATTGGTTGTGTATTCCGGTGGGAAATGCGGGGAATATCACAGCATATTGGATGGGTTTTTGTCAATACCATCAAGATCAGAAGTGCGATCGCTTGCCGAAAATGATGGGTTTTCAAGCTGCTGGTGCTGCACCTTTGGTAAGTGGTAAACCTGTGGCAAATCCTGAAACTTTAGCCACAGCAATACGTATTGGTAATCCTGCGAGTTGGGATCAAGCGAGTGCAGCCCAAACCGCTAGTCAAGGCAGTTTTAACGCTGTCACAGACGAAGAAATTCTCGACGCTTATCGACTTTTAGCATCATCAGAAGGTATTTTCTGTGAACCTGCCAGTGCAGCTTCTGTAGCTGGGTTGTTAAAGGTAAAAGACCAAGTTCCCACAGGTGCAACAGTGGTTTGTGTCCTTACAGGTAATGGTTTGAAAGACCCAGATACAGCAATTAAACACAGTCACAGTCATTTTAAACAAGGTATTCCCGCAGACCTAAAAGCTGTAGCTGAAGCAATGAGGTTTTAG